The Pyxicephalus adspersus chromosome 1, UCB_Pads_2.0, whole genome shotgun sequence sequence TTTAGAACCGTTTTATTAGTAATGCGTCCTAAATTGCTAAGCAGGATTTTCAAACAACATCTGTTTTTGTAGACTAACTAGGAGTTATCAAATATACCCTAAGGTCTCCCTGCCCtcgctgaaaaaaaaatatttacagcctTTAAGTGTTTGCTAAAATGGAACATTAGCAGAAATCTGGTTGCTAAGAAATAAACTGAATAATAATGCaacataggaaataaaaaaggtcACTGCAGTTCCTTTCTCTATCCATCACATTGTCTAATCATCCCACACGAGGGCAATGGccgaaatgaataaaaaaactccTATAGCGACACTTAAAATGAACTGGAGGCTGTGCCAAAGATGGTGGATAGACTccaactaaaaatgtttaatttccagACTTAAACATCTCTTCCTCGCTTTCTCTTTCCCAGTTGAGCTCTTCTGTATAGGAGACTGAAAGAAGCTGAAACTAAGTTAAAAGCTATGAGCAGACATGGttcttattgcaaaagggacaggcaatgtcccttcagcaataaaacatatataccatcctgtatataacttttttgttttgttagtagACTAATTCTGCCTTAAGATAGCCGAAGTTCTGACAACCCGAAGACAAGTAGAACAAGAAAATGACACCTCCGAAAGAGTGttggtttagttatgctttaaatccATATACTTACATTTATTAATTGATGCATGACTAAAagaatttgtgtctttttatatctgcatggcGTTTAGCTATAAATGACGATTAGGTATGCCCaatttgtatttgcagaaaaaaacaaaaaacaaatgtgcatgtaatgAATCGAATCCACATAGGAGAAAGCTGTTTTATCACTTCCATCATTAATATTATGTAGTTGGAAAGTGCAAGGCAGTTTCATTCCTTGTTAGAAAGATAAATAACCTTTAACAGGAGCAAAGTGTTAATATCTGTCCCATAGCCAGATGTCTGCATGATGAGGTTATTCCACTTATGCACCCATTCAACTGCATCATCTGCCTCAATTACACAAATATGTCCCAGATTTCCCTCGCCAGTGGACCTAATTGATGTAAATTCAAGGGGCCTGTTTGAATAAGCTGAGTACATTTTTCCGTATTTGTaagaaaatttggaaattttAGTTAATGACTCACAACTTTTTTTCGCAATGGAATGTTTATCCATTTGCACTGTGTTCATTTGGAATTTTGTTTCTTGTATTGAAGCCGTTTTTGTGTTCCATTCAATGCGTAAGCATTCATGTGTTTAGTGCAGtgtggaaatgttttttcttagatCATAgcctttattaaaagtaaaatgtgttacaATGGAAACTTAGAGGATGCCATTACTGATTTTcttacaatatacacacacacatatatatagaaTTGTAAGTAAGTAGTGCTATAGCAGTACCTGTGTCTTTAGTCTGATTGTCTTCATACATTTCTTTTCTGATGACATTTGGGATGGTATGTGATTCTTTTGACATTTTATCACAAGTCAGAaagtgcaccacccagcacttttcagtaaccacctgactgtttttaAGAGGTTACTAAAGacttaggtcacaatacaggggctgccacctgcctacaatttctgaCTTGCATTCTCTCAAACTGCTTCCAGATAGTTGAAAAGTTAAGctcataaatgtatatataaaggtGAATTCTTCAATCAAGAAtgatattcaacatttttatagttttacaattttctgtttcttttttgtcaGCTTTCTGTTTCATGGATAGTACATTGTAAtcctattttcatattttaagtaCACTtccatttttaagaaattcaagaGATACTTAATGCAGGACCATCTGTCTCATTTCTGGTATTATTTCCAGTTATTACTACTACATCAATCAATTACTACTAAATCAATTGAAAATTATAATTTAGCTGCTGCTAGTATATAGTGAAGTAACCTAGAGGCTGTTTTGAATGGAAGTCTTGTCAAATCCTGCCTTCTCCCTTTCATTCTTCCACACATCCATTGACCCATTACTTTGCATATTAAGAAAGACCCAGCATCTGTTTGTGACAAGGACGGCTACTGCAAGTATGTGCAGGAATCTCTGTGATCCTTCATTTTAAGCTTGATAGcagctttttttctccttttttataattttaaacctGTACAATCTATTGAAAGAGACATATACTGtacaacatttattaaagagACAATAAATGTGGTATGGTATATGTCTCTGggttgtgtgtgtataaatatagcTGCCAGTAAACGAGTATAATGTATACTATATTGGCAAATGTTTGTAGACACCCCACCATCACACTTAGATGACCTTACTAGACATCTCATTCACTAAAGAGTTATCCTTCCTTCTGCATATTGCAGTTATAACGGCTTCCACTGTTTTGAGAAggcttttcacaagattttagcATGTATCTGCAGGTATTTCTGCCCATTCAGTCACAAAAGCAAATGTAAAGTCTGACACAAAATGTTGATATGAAGACCTGAATAGCTTTTAGTGTTTTGATTCATCCCATATGTCTTTAGTAATATTAcgatcagggctctgtgcaggccaaTTGAGTCCTTTCACATCATACTTGTCAATCCatggacctatttttttttttggaaaaaataaagattgccacctatttttttttgattaccaTTTTCATAACTACACATTTAGGAAAGAATGATCATTTAATAGAAAACAGTGATTTATTTCCATAACATATTTATCCTAGTTTTTCAACAGTTACGCTGAAATACTAAAAGTCTTTACCAAAACTGTTGCCACAAAGTTTGAAGTGTGCATATGTCTAAAATCTCTTAATTAGAGGAGCGTCCATAAAATTTTGGCCATATACTATAGTTTATTTTCATTGTGACAAACTGATATCCTTCAAGGTCCTCAGGTTCCGTTGCCAGAATTACTTTGCTTATTATACCTAGTATAGTCAGGCGTGTAACCACCTCTTACCTTAAAGGAGTATCACTTTCACTGTGAATGTATTACAGACACAcacttgaaaaaaacattattttaggtttaggcAAAAGGTGaagaaacatttccaaaatgttgGTGTGCCACAATGACTTCACGCACATTGTTTgtggaaaaataatacattaaggTATTTAATACAAGTGCACACTAAATATATACTCCATACAGATATTGTAAATGAAAAAGCATATAGAGTGTATGAACACCCAATAAAATAATACGCAAGAACAGACATTGTTTCATGTTTCCGGTCATGCACACAGATTtccataaaataatgtttttacaattgGTGTAGAGTTTCAAAACTTGTGTGGGTTTGTTAGGGGAACCGGGTGGGAGTGGGTTTGGGGATAGATCAGGTATGGATGTTACTTACTGTAAATTGTGACTGTCGTgatagtggagtagcagttggGGTTATAGTGATGCTGTTGGTGATTTTATTTGTGGGTTTACTTGGAGTTCCATTTGTTAGTGAATGTCTTTTCTCTTGTACTGGAGTGAAAGGGCTGCTAGGTCTTCTTAAATGGATATGAATTTTATTGTCCTCAGTAGTTATGACACTTGAAGTTGAGCTAGAACTGTTTGACCTTTGAAACTGCCACCCAGCTTGTTTATCAGGTGATACTCGAAAAACGGCATGAGTTCCCCCAACTTCCATTGGCTCTGGTGAGAGTACACGCTCTGGCGAACTTGAAGAACTGGTTAAGGCCAGAACCTGGATTGGGGACATTGTTCTGTCTGGAGTTATGGAACCACATGAGTCAGGTGACCTGGGCCTTACAAAAGAAGTCATTGTAAAAGGTGACACTGTTTGATCCGGTGTGACATATCCATCAATTACTTTCGACTTCACAGGAGTCAGGGAGCCATTTTGGAAGATTGTTATCCTTTGTTTTGGAGTGCCACAGTTTGGTATCACAGCAGTGCTTGTAAAGGAGTGCGGGTTTTCTGTAGTGGGGCTGGTTATTTCAAGAGTGGCTGTATTTTGTACATGATCTGGTGTGACTTTGATGTGCAAGGGTTGACCTGGAGTATGGGTTAGAACCATGTCTCCTGGATGGATGTAATTTCCATTCTGTTTTAAGTGTGCTTTCCCATTTTGAGCCTGTTGGTTAGGTTTTGTCCATGGCGATACCATTTTTCTGTTGTTATTTAAGCTATTGTTATTAGATGTGTTATATTTGAAAGCAACATGCGAATCCTCATCTTGTGTGTCATCATCCTCATTGTCGCTTTCTTGATATAATTGTCCATTTATGACTGCTCTTTCCAAAGGAACAAGACTTTTGTAATCAGGCGGTTCATTACATGTTGGCTCTGTCTGCACTTCCTTTGAGAACACTTGAAAGTCTGAAATTCTCCTTCCATTGAGGCTGGGCCGAAGGCTCTTGCTAAAACGACGATATCTTTCAAGTTCTTTGGATAGGTTTTCCATTTCTTTTGTTAGTTCTTTGTTCCTGTTTTCCTGCTGGGTTAATTTCCTTTGAAGAACCGAATGATCTCCCTTCAAACGACAAATTGTGTCCTCTGTTTTCATGTAGTCATGGATCTTCTCCTTCAAGGCTGTAACTTCTCTTGAAAGGTGGCCAgactttgcctcttcttcctttAGCTTCGTCAACAGCATTTTTTCTTGGTAAGATCCTGATTTCTCAGCGAGCCTATAGTTTGCTAATTCCATTTTTACTACTTCAAGTTCTTcagaaaacattttggctttctgCTGTTCATTATAATACCTTTTCTCCAGCGATTCAAACTCATCCTCTGTTTTCATGAGGTCATCTTCCATTGCTTTCATCTGCTTTAGGGTGTGTTTTAATCTTTCAACCTCTTGAGTAAGTTctctgattttattgttttcctgATACAATGTGTCTGACTGCTTATTTTCCTGCTTCgttttgtttttaagaaactCCTTTTCAATTAATTCAAGTGACTGGAGTTTCTTTTTAAGGACGGTCACTTTGGACATAAGGTCATTGCCTTTATCTTCCTCTGCTCTCAGTTTGCTTTTTAgctcttcattttcttttgaaacagtTTGCAGCTTTTCTTGTAATTCTGTCTTGGATTTAAGAGATTTCTTACTTTCATCTATCAGCTTTTCTGTGATTGAAGTTACTTTGTTTTGCTCCTGCTGTAGTTGTGTATTGGCTGACTTAAGCTTTTCCTCCGTTTGTCGAATCTTTTCAGTGACGGTTTTCCTCTCCTCTACAAGCATCACCGTTAAAGTTTTCAGCTTGGTGAGATCTTCTTTTAGTACATTCTCGGTTTTCTCAAGCCTTACTTCAATAGCTTCCAGCTCCCGGATTCGAACTTTTAAACTATCTAGTTCATTACACAATTGCTTGCTGTTGGCTCGTTCTTTTTCCAGGGCACTTTTAATGGATTGGCATTCTTGTTTACTTTTGCTGAAAGCATCTTCCAATTTCTCTAGGTCATTAATCCTTTTGCTTAGCTTGTCTACTTCAACTTTTAGATTTCTGCTTTGTATGGcttctttttctaatttcttaTTAAGGTCTTTGCATTGTTCCTCCATTTTTATAAGCTCTTCATCTTTGCCTTCCATCTCAAGTAGACGTTTTCTCAGCTCCTCCACTTCTGTCATGAGGTTGGAGTTTCCGCATTCTCCCTTATTCATCTTCTCTTTTAGGTCATGAAGTTCATCCTCTGCTTTACGTAAAGTCTTGTTTGTTTCCTCAAGCTCATCTATTTGTCTGCTTAGTGCTGCCAGCTTTAATCTGAGTTGGCGGTTTTGAGTCTCTTCGCTGGTTAGTTTGGCCATCATGGATTCATGCTCCTGGAAGAACTTACTTTCCTGAGTTTGGAGTTCGATTTCAAGTCTGTTTGCTTTTTGctcctcttcttctgcctttATTTCTACAATGGCGAGCTTATCCTGTGCTTTTTGGGCGGTTAATGTTAGATCTTGGATCTTGGCACTTTGTGCTTGTAACTGTTCCGTTAACCTCTGTTGCTCATCGACCACAATTAACGCAAACGATTTCAGCTTTGTGAGCTCATCTCGAAGTTTGGTTATTTTCTTGtggttctctttttcttttttagcttggTAAGTTGTTTCTTCTTCAATCAACTTTTTTAAcctagaacaaagaaaaaaaaaatgttaagattattttttttaaaactttaataaatattataaggaAAATTTCAAAACATGCACCCTTTTCTTTCTTATAAATTTTCTGTGCTGTATGGGttattgtgtaaaacaaaaaataaactttgatatTGACTGGATgtatttttttcccacccagtgatacatattttatttctataatataaTTTGCGGCATACTAGCATTTCTattctttattttgaaatatttcgGTATCCATGGTAGTGGACATTGCTTAGTAATCACTACACCTCACACAGCTGGAGAGTGATGAGTTTCGACCTCACACGACTATTGGTAAAGTCTGTGGAGCCAAGGGTGGAAAAACAGGCACAAGTTGGggaactttatttattaaaaaaaaaatctctggataTAGAAAGAAGCAGTGTCATTATACTAGCAAACTCGCCATGTGGGTTAtagtttttgttacattttttttgttaaattgcattttattttcttgcacaatTTAAGATAATTGTATAATAAGTATTGCCATTTTACCCTGCAAACAATCTTAATGACAgagatttttcatattttattctcAGTTTGGCATCCTTTTAAAGAGTATGGCAAGTGAAAGCTGATTTAGTAGATTTACAGGATTTTGTTGCTGGCTGGCTTGGTAAaactttctgtaaatatattctCCTCCTACCAAAGATTATTTTATGTACCCTCCTTCTGCTATATCGTAACTTGCTCAGAATTCTACTAAGCTATGTGCCCCCCATGTCTGAATTTTCCATTAAACACATGTATAGACAAGTGATACCTCTCTAGGTTTTAAAGGGTTCACAGTCTACACAATGGGATTCCATTCATTTTTTCAatcagaaaatgaaacaaaattgttATAGGCAATAAACTCTTTCAACCAATTATGCTCTGAAATGgaaaaagacaatttttattCTAATGTGAAACTACTTGCACTTACTAAAACCTCTCTACACATCTGCGCTGTCACTGCTTTGTAGCAAATTAATAAGCTGCACACAAAATAGCTTCCTTTATGTCATAGAAGTTTAGCTCCAAAGTGCTTAAATGCAGTGCATGATGTTGATTCTAAATGAAATGTGTCCTTGCACTATGAATAGAAACCATTATATGAGCTCAAGGATCATTACACTGGACAAATACATGGTGCATTTGCAAAGGTAAAGAAGTTGTGTAAAATGAAGCTCTGCTCATTAATCAGGTTATAGAAGTCCTTATACTGAATACGTTGGAAAACATGAGAGTGGATATGTTTGGCCGGTAATACCTTAGTGTCATCCACCCTGCTTTCCTTCTTTTAACGTTTTCTATATTGTACTGTTTTTCTTGAATCGTTTCTTATTAGGGTGGCCTCATTCtgcctaaaatgcattttaatgtgctcaagcacagcataaaaaaaaagatgctcaaATTTAGATGCACTATAAATCCTTGTATAAcaaccttattttattttaatagtaaaGAGAATAGTAATGACACATATACTCAATGCCGGAAAAATCCCAATATACATGGACACTTTTTAGTAAACGTATAGTATGCACCTATCTTTAAAACACTGTCTTACTGATGCCAGTAGATGTCCATGTACATTGACTTCATAGGTTCTTTTGGGACCTTTCATTAGTGTTTTTTGAGTTCATAACATGGTGCTTGACAAATCCTTGAAACTAGGTAAAAAATCTGAACCAACAAATCAATCTGTCTTAGCCACATTTAAATgatgatttattttatacaggCTGTTAGTACTGTCCATGTTATATCACCAATGCTAAGATTTGCTATTGCAGGCCAGTACAAAGCTCAAAGCAATTGCAAGCCACCCATCTAtgttatttatatgatatatcaCATCTATACATATCTCTGAGTATGTAGTTTGCAGTAAGACTTCGTTCTTTCATGCATCTTTCACATGTTGTGGACTGGTAGGTAATTTAAAGCTAAAGGaccatagattgggaaaaaagctAGCTGTGGATGCTAATGTACATTTGGAATCACTAGTGATAGAATACCCGCTCAGCATGATCTCATAAACACCAATAACATAATGCTCATTCTATATCCTGAAATTCTGGATTTGCAGGAATTATTCTCATGACTTCAAGGTTGGCACAGACTACCACATGGAGCCATGCCAGATGTATATCATCTGAACTGAACAACTCAATAAGTGTTTCCTGAAAATAACCACTTGCCTTTTGAAAAGGAGAAGATTTGGCAGTGAAAGTatcaaatgcattattttataacAGCACTGGAATCCTACTGTATATTGTTTGTAATATAACATTCTAGCCCCTCCCCtcctaaatttatatatatattttatataactttaaaaaaccTATAGATTTAGAAGGGTGTTAGATATGCTAATGTATTCTGTCATCAAACactccctttattattattattattattattaataaacaggatttatatagcgccaacatattatgcagtgctgtacattaaatagtgcttgcaaatgacagacttttacagacagtaatacaggaggagaggaccctgctccgaagagcttacaatctagttatgCGGTGTCTGTCTGTACGAATTGTCCCAGAAAGCAAcagtaaatattacaaatgtgttACTGGGACTCCTAATGGGACTAACTGCTATGGGATCCAAACCTGATCCATATCAAATGTCtccattggtatttttttggtgGAAATACATGACAAACTCCTAGACCTTATTGATCACTGTTACTCTCTCGATCAATAAGGTctacagtgttgaacccagaaatttttttaagctgggtaggaagaaattgtaggtgggtggcagcccttgtattgtgacccaactattcagtaaccacccaaaaacagccgggtggtgactgaaaagtgccgagtggtgcacccagctaaaaggttcTGGGGAGTTTACTGGTCTAGTTGGACAGTTGCTTCAATATTTTAAACCTATGAACTATAAGCATGCCAATGATTTCTGACCCCCGCTGATTTGCATTCTTGTTTTAGGTGCAGTTAAGTCAATTTGAGCTCTGTATTGGCAGCACCCATATTTTCTCATTGCAGAATTAAGTGCACATGTTGCAGCAGCAATCAGAGGTATCATCTGCTGGGCTATATCACAATAATGCACCCTGGGTTTTTGGGAAACCGTTCACCAAACTGACTCCCGGGTTGATTCAAATACTGTTGTTCTAATGAACTGCTGGTTAATGGAGCTTAAAGAAGCACCACAAGAATCTAGTTGGGGAAACAGTTTTAGTAACATTTTCTCCATGGATAGTAGCCTAAGAGTAAAAGAAATGCTTTCACAagcaagaaattaaaaaactttGAATGG is a genomic window containing:
- the FILIP1L gene encoding filamin A-interacting protein 1-like is translated as MRSESISTECPAKRMTCKQADIYQRIGTGSHEESDTIKRNRGKKHRDYVAETGTILRSHKSDQKQKTSNRKADDLSRDDLLFLLSVLEGELQARDEVISVLKAEKIDLALLEAQYGFVTPKRVLEALQRDAIRSNETQWQEDIYEKPICELDKVVEKHKETHKRMLEQLLLAEKSQRETLYELEDEKRKHTEYMEKSDEFTNLLEQERERLKKLIEEETTYQAKKEKENHKKITKLRDELTKLKSFALIVVDEQQRLTEQLQAQSAKIQDLTLTAQKAQDKLAIVEIKAEEEEQKANRLEIELQTQESKFFQEHESMMAKLTSEETQNRQLRLKLAALSRQIDELEETNKTLRKAEDELHDLKEKMNKGECGNSNLMTEVEELRKRLLEMEGKDEELIKMEEQCKDLNKKLEKEAIQSRNLKVEVDKLSKRINDLEKLEDAFSKSKQECQSIKSALEKERANSKQLCNELDSLKVRIRELEAIEVRLEKTENVLKEDLTKLKTLTVMLVEERKTVTEKIRQTEEKLKSANTQLQQEQNKVTSITEKLIDESKKSLKSKTELQEKLQTVSKENEELKSKLRAEEDKGNDLMSKVTVLKKKLQSLELIEKEFLKNKTKQENKQSDTLYQENNKIRELTQEVERLKHTLKQMKAMEDDLMKTEDEFESLEKRYYNEQQKAKMFSEELEVVKMELANYRLAEKSGSYQEKMLLTKLKEEEAKSGHLSREVTALKEKIHDYMKTEDTICRLKGDHSVLQRKLTQQENRNKELTKEMENLSKELERYRRFSKSLRPSLNGRRISDFQVFSKEVQTEPTCNEPPDYKSLVPLERAVINGQLYQESDNEDDDTQDEDSHVAFKYNTSNNNSLNNNRKMVSPWTKPNQQAQNGKAHLKQNGNYIHPGDMVLTHTPGQPLHIKVTPDHVQNTATLEITSPTTENPHSFTSTAVIPNCGTPKQRITIFQNGSLTPVKSKVIDGYVTPDQTVSPFTMTSFVRPRSPDSCGSITPDRTMSPIQVLALTSSSSSPERVLSPEPMEVGGTHAVFRVSPDKQAGWQFQRSNSSSSTSSVITTEDNKIHIHLRRPSSPFTPVQEKRHSLTNGTPSKPTNKITNSITITPTATPLSRQSQFTASEDVPCGSAPTRIPKPKPGTVSKLPIKKPMGNAVNGEREVSKEKLYLSRPISNPQGAAKR